The nucleotide window TGCGGGTAAGCTTCTGTTGCATACCGCCAATGATGGAAGCTGCACTGCGGCTAACACCCGGCACCAGCGCCAGACACTGGAAAAAACCGATACGCAGGGCTGTAAAGATGCCTACTTTTTCATCCGTCTCAATAGTTGGTTGCTGGAACCAGTTGTCCACAAACAACAATACGATACCGCCGAGCAGCAGGGTAATGCCTACTGTAAGCGGACTTTCCAGCAGCTGGTCTATTTTATCACTGAAAAGGTATCCAGCGATGAGAGCAGGTATCACGGCTACAATCAACTTCACATAAAAACCAACCCGGTTTTTATCGAAAACCAGGAATTTCCGCCAGTACAATACCACTACGGCCAGAATAGCACCCAGCTGGATCACTACTTCAAACAGTTTGGTAAATTCATCCTTGCTAATACCCAGCAACGAGCTTACAATAATCATATGAC belongs to Chitinophaga sp. HK235 and includes:
- a CDS encoding undecaprenyl-diphosphate phosphatase, whose product is MNFFHAIIIAIVEGLTEFLPISSTGHMIIVSSLLGISKDEFTKLFEVVIQLGAILAVVVLYWRKFLVFDKNRVGFYVKLIVAVIPALIAGYLFSDKIDQLLESPLTVGITLLLGGIVLLFVDNWFQQPTIETDEKVGIFTALRIGFFQCLALVPGVSRSAASIIGGMQQKLTRSEAAEFSFFLAVPTMAAATGYKLLKGKELLMAHPENLKLLLVGNIVAFIVAMGAIKFFIGALKKYGFKMWGYYRIIVGAIIIGAILMGYSLEL